A window of Magallana gigas chromosome 8, xbMagGiga1.1, whole genome shotgun sequence genomic DNA:
TACAAAGCGAAAGGGTTAATACAATAGGAGTGTCATCATAGTATCATAGTGAATACAAAGCTAAAGGATTGATAaaatagaagtacatgtatcctCATAGTATCATAGTGAATACAAAGATAAAGGACTGTTTCaatagaagtacatgtatcctCATAGTATCGTAGTGAATACAAAGATAAAGGATTGATACAATAGGATTATTCTCATAGTAAATGTATTAAACTGTGTATAAAGCTAAAGAATGATACTATAGATTTACTCCCCTTTATCCCACTCTGTATAAAACAAGGATAAATGGGATTTGCATCCGAAATTTCACTGTACAAAGATAAAGAATCAGTAGGATAGGGCCATCCTTTGTAATCCCAGTTTCCTGAATGTGTTGTGATTTATCATCTTATCATCATGCAATACATTGTGTAAAAAGTGGAAATATTAACACTGTCGGACTTGTCTGAATTAAGAGAATGTAAGAGGATGGATTTAATCATTTATAATGATATGTACAGTATGTAACATTGGATTTACCTACTAAACTTCCTTGTATCATGGCAGCCAGGTATAAAAAGAATCCTGTTAAAAAGTGCCTTGGGATAAATCCTTAATATCCCAACATGCTATTGAAGAAATTCTGATCATTATTGTTATAGATCTTTTTCAAAACCATGAGAAGATGGCCAGTACTCTGACATACCGTAGTTTTGAAAACAACTGTTATTTATGTTAGACAAATGGCAAACATTTATATTCCTGTGatgccaaatatttttaaaagtgttcaGTCTTTAGGTTGTATAAAGGAATCAAAATACTGATTGATCTTTAACAAAAAACACAGCGTTTTCCCCAGAAAATTTTTGATGCATGGGTGAGGAAGTTTGGCAGAGTTTGTGCTCGTTGTAACGTATCAGCGCCCCAGCCAGCGCGAAATCACTGcgcataataataataatataaccatttgatgaaatgtactacatgtaatgtacTATAGAGTGTTTGAATTTACTactttttatttctcttttgatttctttttattatgtCTGGGACCGAGTAATCAAAACATTGAGcaaaaatttttaattgattaaattctAGCTGCAGTAATGTTGCTTGACCTCAAAATGCTTTTACTTGATATTGTACATATTGGTATCAGTAAAGCACAGGTCCGAAATTTCTCATCTGTTtatgtatgattttaaaaaatgaagattcataacatgtacatgtactacattctTAGGACTCTAGTGATGTGTTTTCAGGATCCATAAATGCatgattttggttttttatcaCTACAGTAAACCTCTGTTATAGCAAAGTCCTAGGGACCAGTAGATTTACTTCACTACGGTATAtctgtaatttattttatttgtattacaAATTCATTATAATACGTAAAAAGCAAATTCATTATACAGTATACACTGTTTTCTTCCACAAGACAAGTATTTTCATTGTTCAGACAGtacttcagattttttttaatattttaagaatataCTTCAACAGACTTGCCCAATAGAACAATGAAAATGCTGtaaaaaacatataattttgtttaaatcatgttttatcAGTAAATGTTTATAAGCATATGTTATGGACATGGGATCATTTATTTTAGGAGTATATACATGTCTTATGTGATATCTTAAAGTTTGTCCATGATTTTTCTTGTATGCAagttattttattgcataaaaatGTGCAATATCATGCAAGTTCAGAAGAATGAATGtgttattttatgaattttttaaacttttatataaaagatAGGTTGAGagttttatattgaatttaacaCTTTCTCCGGGTACAATTTTATAGCATTATTTCATCAAACATTTTCCAATATCTTGTCATTGTATGGTTtgagtatttattttattgtcaccTTGCACCATGCATGATAGATAAATGACCATGTCATATCATATTTCTATTAAAGCAATGCAATCACTAGTCTTTCTTTTGTACAGATATGTTTAACACAACTACAGATGTTTTCATGTTTATTTGAGACATGGAAGTTTGTGTGGGCCAATTTTTTAATGCTCAAACAAAATTTATGGagttaaatgaataaaacaatttacTAGTTAATACCACACACACAATAAGTAACTTCAGCCTTTACAGTAGCGTAGGGTCGTAAGCAATTGCAACTTCTCAGACAAGCAGGAAATCAACCTTTATCTGGTCATCCAACCACATAAAATCTCGATTGCAAATGCAGCATCTGAAGCCAGACTGGTACAATTAAGATCTCCATGCATTATCTATGGACTTCTGATTTATGCAAGGCAAAGTATATATGAATTAAGATCTATTCCTATGGCTATCTGTAGTCCCCTTGTGAAAGTTGTAAAActttacagatacatgtacacgtacccTTGTTGTTTTATCCCTGAGAAAAGTTATAGTAATAAATCGTATTTcatgtacaggtacatgtaaaccTTTGCTTTACGTAGATCAGAAGTATTTGTATGACCAGGTTAGTTAGAGGATCGGGTCAGCATTGGAAGCAGATCTTGTGTCCAATCATCTATAAATAGACTCCAATATTCTCATACATGTCCAAGACCAACTTTGTTGTCGATATTGACGATATTGataacaaaatgacaatattgaCATTGAtactgaattttgaaaaatgcttaacCAATAATGATttcgatatcgacgatatcgtaCACAACTTATCAATATCGACTTACACTGATGAAGttgcaaaatcaattttattgttaatatcgACAATATCGTACACAAAATGATGATATCAACACTAATAACTTTTAAGGCTAACTTTTTATAGGTGATATCGTACAGAAAATGACGATATCCTTATCAAAAGCGATTtttataattgcatttaaacaaatataacaatattattaaaaatgacaaaatcaaCCTCAATATACTGACTCTTATGAATTCTTTTGATATCATcagtaataaaatttaatcaaaaccaATGAGAAGAACATCTAAATGATGGTATTTAAGGattgtaaaaatgatattattgtGATCGTCTAGATAGTCAAATCTAAAGATAAGCATGGTACAGTTTTCCAAGTACTTGATTACATTCTGCACAAAAGCAAATTGATATCGATACAGCTTTTGTTGTGTACATATGTCAATCGATATCGTTAAGACAACATGATTAATGGAATGCTGTAGTTGTGTACATATGCGACTTGATATCGATACGATATCAACATAAATATGGACAAATTCAGTTGACGACAAATAAAAATCGATATTGACAATATCGACGTTAAATATGGACGTTATGTTGTGACAGCTGTAGTCGTGTACATATGAATTTAAGTTCTATTAATTTGAATTCAGTGGATCGATATCGATACAATATCGTCGATATCGATACTACATCGTGTCTTAAACATAACTCAGTATTCTGTATAATATCTACAAAACGTGAAAGAAcggtgaactaatgatatgttACTGAAAATCCATTGATATTCCtgaactttaattttcaaagataaacTTAGTGAAAGTatcagtttcaaggatacatgtacataaattgaGGCCAATGATTCTTTCTGTGCAAAATGCAATTCTTGATTTTGCATATAATTGAAcagtatttacatttgcaaatatgcttcgCTGATGAACGTCTGTGAACTTTTTTATGAAAGATGTCACAATGATTATCGCACACTCTTATCGCTCAATCGTTGCAATATTGTTAACGTAAAAACACAGTTATATTAATGATTCTGAATGATTTACCCttctcaaacgtaaatataagttttaaacagcaatgttgaaaagttcaccgggatatgaacttggtttcttctgagaagccctttgggcttcacaggatttgatcaagtgaccaaccaagttcatatctcggttatctttttaaattattgctgTTTTATCTCTTAAAGAAATTTTACTGACAAACTGAAcaacaaaatccatgaaaattgttttttaacaaatattgatgaaaccacatgTTCTGTACATATACTAGCACTAGTTATGAATTGGATGCTGCTTGTTTACTTTTTCTCGATAAGCACAAAGACTCTTTTATATTGTGCCCCTGTGCTGTGTccagaacatttttaataatacacTATTTGGAACAGTACCCCAAGAGTGAGAATAAACACAGTGTAACAAtaagtaaacaattttattgtttatgagGAAACATTAGAGAAGACCATTGATAAACAAGCTTAGAATATTCTGCCGTTATATCACATGATAAAACACACAATAAAGTGAGAAAAGCTAcatcaatttcatatttaatagaATTTATTCCTATACTTTCTGTTCAAATTCTGACATCTTTGTATTGACCATTACAACAAAAGAATAAAATCGGATGAATCCCCCTtatatttagaataaataatgCATCACAAACATGAGGCGTATTGCAAGTATTTACAGTTAGGCACACAGCTGCACCACCCATCTCTGTACACGACCGCTCTGTAATGGACCACAGAACCACAGAGAGTGTATCCCCACCCTGAGGCCGTACACACGGTACTCATGCTGAGCTGGGGTACACAGACACAGATCAGAAATTATACACACATGTAATTCACAAAGTACAAAGGAATCTACCCTATCAATAACACACAATCAATGAACAGATTTATGCCAAGTCTGCTTCCATTTTAGACATGCCATGTGCTTAGCACTTTGAAATGTATAGTAAATTTTCCCTTCGAGAATCACATAGATCTATTATTCATTTCATAGAGAAATAAATGTAGAGGTTTGCTCTTCAATAGTTAAAAAagtgaataattattttttttcttaagagaGATAACACAAAAAGTTCTAAAAGCATTCAACCCTGAAATGCCTTAAAGGGTAAGCACTATGGACTTGAATTGACACATAACTTCtcagatttatatttttcttatcacAGGTGACAAATAATCAACTCACATTTATGCTTTTTGAACTTGCATTCATAATTCAAGTACAATTGATTCCTttcatataatacatgtactgaaataCCCATCAATCTTGTACAGTAAATGTTGTtgtcaaaattgttaaatgtgCTATCTGCTTCAAACAATGATAATTATTGTCATAAAATGCATCTCTAGTTGCACAAATCTATATGTATCACAATAAAGACAAGGCAATATCAAGATACAAACTACCGGTAGTACTGAAAACATTGTACACCAAAATTTATCTTAAAGCAACAGTCTGATAATTTTATGCAATGCAATCTTAATTAAGATATTTCCTCTAAAAACCGACACAAGATTTTACAAAATTCCTGCTTAAGCAGAACCACAAAGGCTGAAATGTCCCTCTGTGGGGTATATCTGCAATCCAAATGTGTGTAATTATTTTGGTACGAAagccattttttttcataaatcaagaaaaatatgaaaagaaaaaataatcaaaccACTAAGGACTCGGACAAACATTAAAATGTTACGAAATCATCATCAAGCGGAGCGTGAAGTCAATGAGATATCCTTCTGTCCTCAACTTCCTGGCGACGGAGGAGAGGGGAGATAATCTATGCTGAATGACACAGCCAATCCAAATCATTGGAGATGACACACCATAATAACCTTGTTTCTACAGAGGGTGGACTCTGGAATGCTGGAGGTCTCCTCACACACCCTCCTTAACACTCACCACAcatacacatacacacacaagGGTAAGGGGCGACGCCCCACGAGATCAATTGTTCACATAAGTGTAGGTCCGCGTGGGAGAGCGGGTGCTGGACGTAGATGAAGTTTCTATTGGCACATTTAAAAAGTCCCAAATGAGAATGGTGTCATCATGAGAACTACTGACAATCTGGAACTCGTCGAACTGTAGGCGGAATACTCGACCAGAATGCTCCTGGAACATCAGAACATCACAACAATGCTTTACTACTGGTTACAATGCTTATATAACTGAACTGGTATATTAGGCATCATATAATATTTCTtcattttgcatcaaaataatCACAAGTATCTTAAAAGTTCCTTTCATGAAgcattttatcaaaaacaagTTTGATGGACTTAGCAGTTtttttactacttttatatataattaaaccaAAGAGTTACTTTTAGGGTTAAGATTAAGTATTTATATCTAAGTGTTACGTAAATATTAATGGACGTACCACTAGTGTCCTAAGACATAGACTGCCGGCAGGAGATCGAGGGTCCAGGGCCGCGGCTAGGTCCCACACCTTGATTTTACTGTACAAAAGAAAATCCTCatatattatactttaaaaTCAATGCCATCTTAATAAATGCTGTACCattgatatacattttttgtgTGAGACATACCATTTAATTGTTGTCATTTAAGGAAGTTAGGTATTGTATAGTAGCAACATAGGTATATGTTTAAAACCTGGAAGATCTTGCTCCATAAatatagacccccccccccccaataaatattaataattccATAAATTGCAAACGTAAATCCCTAGCTTACCCATCATAAGCTCCACTGACAATTCGTTTGTTGTCAAATCTGATACAGCGTACCAGTTCCTCATGCCCCTCCAGAGTCCGCAGACATGCTCCGCTCTCTATGTCCCACAACCTACAAGTATGTCACAGATCACAGCATTAAATAGAGGGACTACAATACAGGTCACAGCATTAAATTGGAGGGGGTATTTCTCAGCCTTCACCTGTACCAAACTAAATCAATTCCAGATTAATTCCAGACAGATCTACATGAAACTCTACAGTTGAACTTTTGcatctcaaaaaccattatgtTGAGTAATAttagtgctgaaacgaataGCATAAATCAGTATTCGAATATTCTTGAGTGCTATTCGATtcgtattcgaatattcgtagATGTCAAAGACAAGGTATTAAGTTTGTATTACTAAGTGGGTGTATGTGTAGACTGCTTAAACACGTCAGTTCGAAGTTGCCACTTAACGCATGAGTATCCATTGAATTGGgtgtgcatttattttttaagcaaataataatatactgatatattttttaaaatttcctttaaatagAATCAAAAGATTGATTAcatctttaataatatactgcAGTCCTGACTCCTGTGTGAGACCGATACGTAACTTCGTAAGTCAGTCCAAATATTTCCGCCATGTTTGATAtagtattaaaaagaaaactgataACGCTCATAGTTCCGGAAAtgttctgtttatttaaaaaaataaattatatcgaggtatctttttaaaaaaacttttgatgTACCTTTCGATATTAACTCTCCGTAGCTCACACTCCTTCAAACATTTAAGCAAATTATTTCTTCAGCGTCTATTATGAATTGATAAATCCAGAATGTTTGTCTCCGTTCGATATAAACCATGCTTTTACTTTCAAGGTAAACAAGCATGGCGGAAGAGTCTATTACTGGGTTAAGTACGGTAATAGATTCTACCAAGCATGGCAGTCATAGATGGCTTGTCTTTTCTTtcgttcaaagtaaaattttccAGCTTCTCCTTGCCATTGTAACGAAATATAACACAATGCTGCTTACTTTACAATGCTTAATATGGATGTTAGACATGTGATCGAATATTCGAATGCTAAATATACATtcgaatattagaaatttactattcattcgcgaatattcgaacattcgtttcagcactaaGTAATATGGATATTTTTCAGTGATTTGGCTGCTACGACCACTCAAATCCTTTATCTTGATTCCATGAAGTTCAAAATAACAAGTTTTGACCGAGTATAATATATTTctgaaatgtttgatttttattctcTATAGGACAACTTCTACATAAGTGATAACTTCCGGCCAGGAAATGAGCTATCTAATTACCTGATAGTGTTGTCTGAGCTGCCACTGACTACAAGACAATCTCGGTACTGGAGACATGCAATGCCACGCTTATGTCCATTTAATGTTCGCACAAATTCACAAGTTGATGTACTCCACACCTAGAATTTAAGCATATTAAGATCCTTGAACATCATTATCATgtcttaaaatacaaaatgttcaaCTGGGAGACTTCATCAGAATGTACATTATGAATAAAGACGaggtttttttaaactgaatagTACCTTGATTGTCCGGTCTCCTGAGGCGGATACTATGTATTTCTCGTCAAAGTCTACTACGTTGACGGCAGCACGATGTCCCACTAACACACGGCGTAAATTAATTTCTGTGGGGGACTGCATGTCCCAAACAGCAATGCTGCGATCCTAGAAGATAAACATTGAGATAACATTCACTAGAGAGTTatgcatgtacaagtacatttaTGTGGCACACAACTAGACAATTAATTCAAACAATGTGAATGGAATGGTCATGTCactaattagaatttttttttaatacagtatATTCTAAAGTGTCTATGCTGATCTTTTAAAAGACCAAAAACATATCTATTGTTAAGTATACTTATAAACAAGCTTTTTTTCCATTACAACCATAGTAGTATCCTGCTTTTATCTTAATTAACATACCTTTGAACAGGTGACCATAATGCCATCACAGAATCTCAAGTGTAGGACCGCCTCACAGTGGTGAATCAGTGTGTTTAACATCTCCCCCGTGTGTACATCCCACACTCTACAAGACACAGAACAAATCATTATGATCAAATGACAACACAACTGACTTTCATAGTCTAAATTTGGTTTCTAATCTCTGTTTAAAGAGGCCAACTATTATAAACCAGGCAATATCAGTGGCAATGGCCTGTGTCAaaattggtacatgtaccttgttTAGGCTTGTTATTACTTAAATAACTTAAATCCTTgtcataataatatattttgactAAATTTATTAAGATTAAATGTAACATATCAATGTActgagtacatgtatttccctgGTCACGAACAAGTTAAACCAAATTTTGGTGGAAGAGTTATTTGCCCTTCAAATTGGAATTCTTTATATGATACTTTTAAGCTTAAATACTATTTAAACGAGAAAACTAAACTATTAACATTAAATGAAGTCTTTGAGATCTAATCAGCCAGCTATTGCATAAGTTTTTCAAGAAAGTACctcttaaacaaaatttatagatatggaaaatttacactttacatgacggatttgatttgttacagatatatgaaaatttacataGACATGTACTGGGAAATGAAAGATGACTTTGTACCTGACTGTAGAATCACTGGACCCTGATATAATGATGTTTTCATCATATTGTAAGCATAGCACAGAACCGGTGTGACCAGTTAGTATTTGAACACACTCCAATGTGTTACGATCCCACATCTGCGAATCAGAATCCTTAAAAATTCATCATTGAGAATTACAGTATAAACATTTCCCACCAGTGCACATAACAACTTACAGTATcactctttgaaaaaaaaatattagtacataaaatatttctgacacaatttattttaaaataccaaaaatttaaataaagtttaaaaaaaaaagtcctcATTTATTCTGAAATATCATGAACAAGGATGTGAACTTTATGCGGGTTCTCACCATTTTGGACTTCCAGACTTTGATTGTGTTGTCTCTGAGTCCGCTGATGATGCGGGTCTCGTCATACTGGAGACAGTACACCCCCTTACTGGTCTCGCTGCGACAGTGGATTCTCTGGAGGGTGTGGCGTCCGGTCCTCCAGTTTGTTTCAATTCTctgaaaaatgtaataaaacaaaatcctcAAACTCAGACAATACAcgaacaaaattcaaaatatgggAACTTGTATAAGATTTtacagaataaaacaaaatcaaatcatgGGTAGCTGAATtagatttaacaattttttttttgcatcatgGAGTAAAAAATAGTAATGTCAATATAGaaatttgcagttttaatgtTTGGAAttgtaaaaatgtcattatgatttaattttaacttCCATAAAACATTTACCTCTATATCTTCTATAATTTGTGGATATAAGTTTCTATAAAATTTGTGGTCTGTTGGAGTATCTCCAGCTTTCCCCTTGAACAAATACACTGCCCTATAACAgcaaaaatattgatgaaataaaacgGTCAGACATTTATGCATTCTTATTTATCCTACAGTaaaagttcttttaaaattacaGTTCTAGAGCAATGAAGATGAAAAAGTAAACACAGTGTTTGATAGTTTTTCTTACTTTGGTTCTTGTTCATAATAcatatcagatttttttttgggggggggggggggggggtgggggggtaatgacttttaaaaaatttaatatcagATAGGAAAAcgaataaataaacataatttataaaatttaaacatggcCTTCCTGAAGCCAAATTCATTGAAAGTCTTAAGCCATGTACAATTACTATTGAAGAAATAAGGTACCGTAgctttttatacaataaatacaaCTTTTACAGTAACAGAGTACCCACCATCCTCTCCTCTCTGCCAGCCCCCTCCAGAGGGTGTCTGTCCGCACCATTCTCTCGATCAGTTTCTTCCATAACATGCCCTCCGATATCACACGGTACCACTCCTTACACACCGCCTCTGCTGCACACAGAGACTTGGCGTCCAGGTACGAAAGAATGGTCTCTGCCACATGGTCAAGACCTTTTGCTGTTTTTGgtaataagaaattatttataaaatactgtATGTTTGATGCAAGACATTAAAAATTCCCAGACAAAACTGAccaataaattacattttctaTACAAATCTCATTTTTCTAATACTTGTactcatttatttcaatgaaagtgtaattccttattttcataattgaaGTCTCCTTTCAACAGTTGATGCCATTTTCATATCAACTGATTTTTCCCAAACAAATAATTGTACATGGTACCAGTCCATAAAGTTTTGTCATTATTCTCTCcatctcatttttttaaaatataagtactacacatgtataattataatgtCATTACATGTGTGAAATGATTGGCTTGCTTCTGTATAAATACATTCACATACCTGGTAGTGCTGTGATAAAATCTCTTTGTAACATAGGTTTCAGAAAACTGTTAATTTGTCCATGTTGAAAATGACACATGCGTGATAACAAATGTTCCACAAAAGTGATTTGGTCATATTCTGTCCAGTTGTCGAAAGACTTGGTACAACTATCTCTGTCCTTTAAGTACTGCTCCGAGTTCTTCTGAGGGGCAGGCTGAAGAGACTTAATCTGGGCATCAGTATCCTGTAAAATCACAACCATACAATGCATCATTCACATCCAAACCTTCTCAAGTTCTACACATACACAAAAGGGCATTGTATAATTGACAAACTTAAATGCATTTCATACTTGggaaaaaaaagacaatgacAAAAACTTATTTATACAAACACTTAAAGTCTAAAttcaacatgtattattgtgtgctatatatagattattacatggcaatttttatatcaCATTCTATATTAGCATGAGGTCACTGTATATCTGCCCGAGAGCCATCAGGCTTGAGGGCTGATATACAGTGCATGAGGGCTAATATAGGATgcgatataaaaattgccatgttaggatttttatatcataaactTATAGAAAATCTTAAAGAATCAATAAAAAAACATCATGtaatgaatgattattgttGACAAATCGCTCCTTGATTTTATATTCCATCTCTGATAAACATCCCTGAAATTTTTGCGCCAACTGTTTGTATAGCATGTTGACGTCAAccttactttttaaatttgatgtcaCACTCGGAGATCGGAGTTGAATGACGCATACCAAACTCTACATCATAATAGCAGATTATGAATGGAAAGGCGTGTGATATAACATCCGAAGATTGCCCAAGAGGGGTGTAATATAAATCTTATATCACACCCCTAGGGTTTATATCACACGGGTAAACAATTttctgtttatacatgtattgcacaAGGCGGAAACGGCCTAGGGTATATTTTTCTAtaagtatatgatataaatatgatataaatgttATCACATAAGATGTATGCATTTTGTTGCTAACAAATTATCAATGGCTCATTacttgaaaaacaataaaatcctAAGATGTATTTGTTAGTATTTAAGTATATAACATTCGTTTTATTAGTCTTTCTCCATTTGTATCATAACTACATTTTAAAATGGGTGGGCCTTTAATATATATTCCTGATATTTTACCTCCCAACCTTTCAGACTACTGATAATgaaattaacagaaaaaatcatctttatgttacaatatcattaaCAAGAGTATGATGTGGGATGAAAATTATCACATTGAAATAACATATACTGGTATTTAAATGTGAATTAAAGTGAATCACAAGAGTGTTTGTAACAGTTTCATATTTGATAAAGACAAAGAGGGTATTAAAGCAAGGATTTAGACATCCTGATTGTATTACTTGAGTGCATCAAGAATATCTTAATTGATTCTATTTACAAATTTAGATTCTATCATTCAAGGCTTAATGCTGCAATTAAAAACCcatgcaagatttttttttcataattcaaagttttgtttttgttttcatttttaacagcACAATATGATTGTGAagggaaacaaaaaaaaaacaacaaaataaaaacaatgcaaaataTCATCCTGATCATTGATTAGATATATGCTTCATTCAAGATATATTAGAACATAGGCTTACAATATGGcaaataaaacttaatttaatataaattttaattgtgcATGCTAATTTCAAACTAATCATAAAACAAGTATGATTTACAAAAATCCTCACAAACTACCTCtgcacaaaaaaa
This region includes:
- the LOC105349031 gene encoding F-box/WD repeat-containing protein 1A isoform X2 encodes the protein MNSIETKMETCSSIDDRSERKLDTDAQIKSLQPAPQKNSEQYLKDRDSCTKSFDNWTEYDQITFVEHLLSRMCHFQHGQINSFLKPMLQRDFITALPAKGLDHVAETILSYLDAKSLCAAEAVCKEWYRVISEGMLWKKLIERMVRTDTLWRGLAERRGWAVYLFKGKAGDTPTDHKFYRNLYPQIIEDIERIETNWRTGRHTLQRIHCRSETSKGVYCLQYDETRIISGLRDNTIKVWKSKMMWDRNTLECVQILTGHTGSVLCLQYDENIIISGSSDSTVRVWDVHTGEMLNTLIHHCEAVLHLRFCDGIMVTCSKDRSIAVWDMQSPTEINLRRVLVGHRAAVNVVDFDEKYIVSASGDRTIKVWSTSTCEFVRTLNGHKRGIACLQYRDCLVVSGSSDNTIRLWDIESGACLRTLEGHEELVRCIRFDNKRIVSGAYDGKIKVWDLAAALDPRSPAGSLCLRTLVEHSGRVFRLQFDEFQIVSSSHDDTILIWDFLNVPIETSSTSSTRSPTRTYTYVNN
- the LOC105349031 gene encoding F-box/WD repeat-containing protein 1A isoform X1, with product MNSIETKMETCSSIDDRSERKLDTDAQIKSLQPAPQKNSEQYLKDRDSCTKSFDNWTEYDQITFVEHLLSRMCHFQHGQINSFLKPMLQRDFITALPAKGLDHVAETILSYLDAKSLCAAEAVCKEWYRVISEGMLWKKLIERMVRTDTLWRGLAERRGWAVYLFKGKAGDTPTDHKFYRNLYPQIIEDIERIETNWRTGRHTLQRIHCRSETSKGVYCLQYDETRIISGLRDNTIKVWKSKMDSDSQMWDRNTLECVQILTGHTGSVLCLQYDENIIISGSSDSTVRVWDVHTGEMLNTLIHHCEAVLHLRFCDGIMVTCSKDRSIAVWDMQSPTEINLRRVLVGHRAAVNVVDFDEKYIVSASGDRTIKVWSTSTCEFVRTLNGHKRGIACLQYRDCLVVSGSSDNTIRLWDIESGACLRTLEGHEELVRCIRFDNKRIVSGAYDGKIKVWDLAAALDPRSPAGSLCLRTLVEHSGRVFRLQFDEFQIVSSSHDDTILIWDFLNVPIETSSTSSTRSPTRTYTYVNN